The nucleotide sequence TTTAAGTTGAGTTTTGCTTTCCCAGAGGATTTGCTAGAGGGATCTAAACGAGTTGCTAAGGAAGTTAAGAGGAAAATAGGAATTGTAGATTTAATAATTAACTTTTCGTGCACGGCCCGCCAGTTCCTCCTGGACGATAAAAGCGAGAAGGAACCGGAAATCTACTCTTCCGCTTTAAACTCCCACCTCTTTGGATTTTTCACCTACGGGGAGATAGGGCCTGATAGAGGCCTCAAAAAGGTAAAGCTTTACAACGAGACGTCGTTAATTGTTGCTCTCAAGGAGAAGTGATGACCAGAGACAGAGTTTTACTTCAACTTTTAAGGAACTTACTTGAAGAAATAACTGAGAAGTACAACTCTTTACTCCAGTTAAAAGAAAAGCAGGCAAAGGAATTCTTCAACTTAGCCACTAAAGACCCTTTAACTTCCCTTTACAACAGGTACTTCTTCTTTGATTTCCTGAAAGCCTCCATCTTAAGAATTC is from Thermovibrio guaymasensis and encodes:
- a CDS encoding FIST C-terminal domain-containing protein, producing the protein MKNFSFQIGIALGFKPYGVTYTITKAKNRRIYEIDEKPAPLLFRKLLKGIEEKEKILWFIPLYIIDDKEGYVATIRTPAKLTDEYLEVHGEVKEGTRFKLSFAFPEDLLEGSKRVAKEVKRKIGIVDLIINFSCTARQFLLDDKSEKEPEIYSSALNSHLFGFFTYGEIGPDRGLKKVKLYNETSLIVALKEK